The following coding sequences lie in one Arachis hypogaea cultivar Tifrunner chromosome 9, arahy.Tifrunner.gnm2.J5K5, whole genome shotgun sequence genomic window:
- the LOC112711028 gene encoding uncharacterized protein isoform X1, giving the protein MSMTQFAMVEELASLVKDNLHCKHLVLTMEETLVKFLQDDDTSSDGILELEPMNSYNRLLLHRLAEIFGFAHESVGEGDDRHLILEKCPDTSIPPILVSDILWGYDEPQSLITSHQILRREDPSPVLQTNRTSFPLSLEERKAAYLAARERIFCESLEEVKEPGGQKQRSVPVVAHRMIAHALGRRMNTENPNVLASDSTKDKMLMDELNARRENGAGPNPMENSEESIPQRRNSNSRIRNTSTYGGAALNKRDDQTLLDKDFPKSTQDGKQAPKLSKDCMKEEHIGAAKRMFAHALGVHSGTVPRSRDGETKKN; this is encoded by the exons ATGAGTATGACCCAATTCGCCATG GTTGAGGAATTGGCTTCTCTGGTCAAGGACAACCTTCATTGCAAGCATTTAGTGCTCACAATGGAAGAAACCTTGGTCAAGTTTCTTCAGGATGATGACACAAG TTCAGATGGGATCTTGGAATTGGAGCCAATGAACTCTTACAACCGTCTTCTTTTGCATCGCCTTGCTGAGATATTTGG GTTTGCACATGAGTCTGTTGGTGAAGGAGATGATCGCCATTTAATTCTTGAGAAATGTCCAGACACATCCAT ACCTCCAATCCTTGTAAGCGATATCCTATGGGGTTATGATGAACCCCAATCTTTAATTACATCACATCAAATATTAAGGAGAGAAGACCCCTCCCCAG TCTTACAAACAAACAGAACCTCCTTTCCCCTGTCACTGGAAGAGAGAAAAGCGGCTTATTTGGCTGCTCGGGAGAGAATTTTCTGTGAGAGTTTGGAAGAGGTAAAAGAGCCTGGTGGACAAAAGCAGCGAAGTGTGCCTGTGGTTGCCCACCGCATGATTGCACATGCATTAGGTCGAAGAATGAACACGGAGAATCCAAATGTCTTAGCTAGTGATAGTACAAAGGACAAAATGCTCATGGATGAATTGAATGCTCGGAGAGAGAATGGCGCAGGGCCCAATCCCATGGAGAACTCGGAAGAGTCAATACCTCAAAGAAGGAACTCAAACAGTAGAATAAGAAACACTAGCACTTATGGTGGAGCTGCACTTAATAAAAGGGATGATCAAACACTGCTGGACAAAGATTtccccaaatcaactcaagatggAAAACAAGCACCTAAGTTGAGTAAAGACTGCATGAAGGAGGAGCACATAGGAGCTGCGAAGAGAATGTTTGCTCATGCATTGGGGGTGCACTCCGGGACAGTTCCTAGAAGTAGAGATGGAGAGACAAAGAAGAATTAA
- the LOC112711028 gene encoding uncharacterized protein isoform X2, whose translation MNYYSSDGILELEPMNSYNRLLLHRLAEIFGFAHESVGEGDDRHLILEKCPDTSIPPILVSDILWGYDEPQSLITSHQILRREDPSPVLQTNRTSFPLSLEERKAAYLAARERIFCESLEEVKEPGGQKQRSVPVVAHRMIAHALGRRMNTENPNVLASDSTKDKMLMDELNARRENGAGPNPMENSEESIPQRRNSNSRIRNTSTYGGAALNKRDDQTLLDKDFPKSTQDGKQAPKLSKDCMKEEHIGAAKRMFAHALGVHSGTVPRSRDGETKKN comes from the exons ATGAACTATTATAGTTCAGATGGGATCTTGGAATTGGAGCCAATGAACTCTTACAACCGTCTTCTTTTGCATCGCCTTGCTGAGATATTTGG GTTTGCACATGAGTCTGTTGGTGAAGGAGATGATCGCCATTTAATTCTTGAGAAATGTCCAGACACATCCAT ACCTCCAATCCTTGTAAGCGATATCCTATGGGGTTATGATGAACCCCAATCTTTAATTACATCACATCAAATATTAAGGAGAGAAGACCCCTCCCCAG TCTTACAAACAAACAGAACCTCCTTTCCCCTGTCACTGGAAGAGAGAAAAGCGGCTTATTTGGCTGCTCGGGAGAGAATTTTCTGTGAGAGTTTGGAAGAGGTAAAAGAGCCTGGTGGACAAAAGCAGCGAAGTGTGCCTGTGGTTGCCCACCGCATGATTGCACATGCATTAGGTCGAAGAATGAACACGGAGAATCCAAATGTCTTAGCTAGTGATAGTACAAAGGACAAAATGCTCATGGATGAATTGAATGCTCGGAGAGAGAATGGCGCAGGGCCCAATCCCATGGAGAACTCGGAAGAGTCAATACCTCAAAGAAGGAACTCAAACAGTAGAATAAGAAACACTAGCACTTATGGTGGAGCTGCACTTAATAAAAGGGATGATCAAACACTGCTGGACAAAGATTtccccaaatcaactcaagatggAAAACAAGCACCTAAGTTGAGTAAAGACTGCATGAAGGAGGAGCACATAGGAGCTGCGAAGAGAATGTTTGCTCATGCATTGGGGGTGCACTCCGGGACAGTTCCTAGAAGTAGAGATGGAGAGACAAAGAAGAATTAA
- the LOC112711028 gene encoding uncharacterized protein isoform X3, protein MMTQDGILELEPMNSYNRLLLHRLAEIFGFAHESVGEGDDRHLILEKCPDTSIPPILVSDILWGYDEPQSLITSHQILRREDPSPVLQTNRTSFPLSLEERKAAYLAARERIFCESLEEVKEPGGQKQRSVPVVAHRMIAHALGRRMNTENPNVLASDSTKDKMLMDELNARRENGAGPNPMENSEESIPQRRNSNSRIRNTSTYGGAALNKRDDQTLLDKDFPKSTQDGKQAPKLSKDCMKEEHIGAAKRMFAHALGVHSGTVPRSRDGETKKN, encoded by the exons ATGATGACACAAG ATGGGATCTTGGAATTGGAGCCAATGAACTCTTACAACCGTCTTCTTTTGCATCGCCTTGCTGAGATATTTGG GTTTGCACATGAGTCTGTTGGTGAAGGAGATGATCGCCATTTAATTCTTGAGAAATGTCCAGACACATCCAT ACCTCCAATCCTTGTAAGCGATATCCTATGGGGTTATGATGAACCCCAATCTTTAATTACATCACATCAAATATTAAGGAGAGAAGACCCCTCCCCAG TCTTACAAACAAACAGAACCTCCTTTCCCCTGTCACTGGAAGAGAGAAAAGCGGCTTATTTGGCTGCTCGGGAGAGAATTTTCTGTGAGAGTTTGGAAGAGGTAAAAGAGCCTGGTGGACAAAAGCAGCGAAGTGTGCCTGTGGTTGCCCACCGCATGATTGCACATGCATTAGGTCGAAGAATGAACACGGAGAATCCAAATGTCTTAGCTAGTGATAGTACAAAGGACAAAATGCTCATGGATGAATTGAATGCTCGGAGAGAGAATGGCGCAGGGCCCAATCCCATGGAGAACTCGGAAGAGTCAATACCTCAAAGAAGGAACTCAAACAGTAGAATAAGAAACACTAGCACTTATGGTGGAGCTGCACTTAATAAAAGGGATGATCAAACACTGCTGGACAAAGATTtccccaaatcaactcaagatggAAAACAAGCACCTAAGTTGAGTAAAGACTGCATGAAGGAGGAGCACATAGGAGCTGCGAAGAGAATGTTTGCTCATGCATTGGGGGTGCACTCCGGGACAGTTCCTAGAAGTAGAGATGGAGAGACAAAGAAGAATTAA